The Pirellulales bacterium genome includes a window with the following:
- a CDS encoding cupin domain-containing protein: protein MHPYFVDKQDCSRHSIFPGVEIFTTHGQGVMLSLVEMQPHAVVEEHSHPHEQLGLLLEGEATFIVGGETRVVRPGGMWRIPGGVKHKVIAGDAPVRALDVFHPIREDYK, encoded by the coding sequence ATGCACCCGTACTTCGTCGATAAGCAAGATTGCTCGCGGCACTCGATCTTTCCGGGCGTGGAGATTTTCACGACGCACGGCCAGGGCGTGATGCTGTCGCTGGTAGAGATGCAACCGCATGCAGTGGTGGAAGAACACAGCCACCCGCACGAGCAGTTGGGCTTGCTGCTCGAAGGCGAGGCGACGTTCATCGTCGGCGGCGAGACCCGCGTGGTGCGCCCCGGCGGCATGTGGCGGATTCCCGGCGGAGTCAAACACAAGGTGATCGCGGGAGACGCGCCCGTGCGGGCGCTCGACGTCTTCCATCCGATACGCGAGGACTACAAGTGA
- a CDS encoding HAMP domain-containing histidine kinase — protein MAGPADDGLSAQEQIAALKAQLAQAQKQTALGELLGTTTHEFNNVLMTIINYAKMGMRHRDDATRDKAFEKILAAGQRAAKMTTNILGMARNRTGGQEPTDLLPLVRDTLELLERELRKYRIAVDIDLAEVPKALVNGNQIQQVLLNLLINARQAMPEGGRVVVRLVHDERQDTVDLVVRDSGCGIPADKLPRIFEPYFTTKSGPDASGKGGTGLGLSMCREIIEAHRGRIRVESTVGKGTQFTLKLPVARPATGTDFGVTAVPSTTEPVG, from the coding sequence ATGGCGGGCCCTGCAGACGACGGACTGTCGGCGCAAGAGCAGATCGCTGCTCTGAAAGCACAGCTTGCGCAGGCGCAGAAGCAGACGGCGCTCGGCGAGCTCCTGGGGACCACGACCCACGAGTTCAACAACGTCCTGATGACCATCATCAATTACGCCAAGATGGGCATGCGCCATCGCGACGACGCCACGCGCGACAAGGCCTTCGAAAAAATCCTGGCCGCCGGCCAACGGGCCGCGAAGATGACGACGAACATCCTGGGCATGGCGCGCAATCGCACCGGAGGCCAGGAACCGACCGACTTGTTGCCGCTGGTCCGCGACACGCTCGAACTGCTCGAGCGCGAGTTGCGCAAGTACCGGATTGCCGTCGATATCGATCTGGCCGAGGTGCCCAAGGCCTTGGTCAACGGCAACCAGATTCAACAGGTGCTGCTCAATCTGCTGATCAATGCCCGGCAGGCCATGCCCGAGGGTGGCCGCGTCGTCGTCCGCCTGGTTCACGACGAACGCCAGGACACGGTCGACCTCGTGGTGCGCGACTCGGGCTGTGGCATCCCGGCCGACAAGCTGCCGCGCATCTTCGAGCCGTATTTCACGACCAAGTCCGGGCCCGATGCCAGCGGCAAGGGCGGCACCGGCCTGGGGCTATCGATGTGCCGGGAGATCATCGAGGCTCATCGCGGGCGCATTCGCGTCGAGAGCACCGTAGGCAAGGGCACGCAGTTCACCCTCAAGCTACCCGTAGCTCGCCCGGCGACGGGTACCGATTTCGGTGTGACGGCGGTGCCATCAACCACGGAGCCGGTCGGCTGA
- a CDS encoding aminoglycoside phosphotransferase family protein yields the protein MWELTADNAASYLHDRGWIGRHEQVDVASLPGGVSNEVLYVARRDAGAPDLVLKQSRPRLRVAQEWRCGVERIWREVAVLRCCEAVLAGRDQSDATALQLETPRVLHEDRQRYVIAISAAPREHRVWKADLLDGRVELPIAAACGRLLACLHAETWHDSHVARALGDTAIFDQLRLDPYFRAVARARPDAAADFERLIEVTLAERHALVHADFSPKNLLVWDGGSQRDGGLLMVDFETGHYGDPAFDLGFFLTHLVAKAVHLGDRRMLDLADAFWQSYRPAMLARLGEAEFARLVARGLQCLAGCLWARVDGKSPLEYITSERHRATIRNVAQAIFAERPTAWAGVVRLLDASEPTRDDA from the coding sequence ATGTGGGAGCTCACTGCCGACAACGCCGCCTCGTATCTGCACGACCGCGGCTGGATTGGCCGGCACGAGCAGGTCGACGTCGCGAGCCTGCCGGGTGGCGTGTCGAACGAGGTGCTATACGTCGCCCGCCGCGATGCAGGCGCGCCCGACCTCGTGCTCAAGCAGTCGCGCCCTCGCTTGCGCGTGGCCCAGGAGTGGCGCTGCGGCGTCGAGCGCATCTGGCGGGAAGTGGCCGTGTTGCGCTGCTGCGAGGCGGTGCTCGCCGGCCGCGACCAATCGGACGCTACGGCGCTGCAGCTCGAAACCCCGCGTGTGCTGCACGAAGACCGGCAGCGATATGTGATCGCGATCAGTGCCGCGCCGCGCGAACATCGCGTCTGGAAGGCCGATTTGCTGGACGGCCGGGTAGAGTTGCCGATCGCCGCGGCTTGTGGGCGACTGCTGGCTTGTCTGCATGCCGAGACCTGGCACGACAGCCACGTGGCCCGCGCGCTGGGCGATACCGCGATCTTCGACCAATTGCGGCTCGATCCGTACTTTCGCGCGGTGGCCCGGGCCAGGCCCGACGCGGCCGCCGATTTCGAGCGCCTGATCGAAGTCACGCTCGCCGAACGCCACGCGCTGGTGCATGCCGACTTCAGCCCGAAGAACCTGCTTGTCTGGGACGGAGGTTCGCAGCGCGACGGGGGGCTGTTGATGGTCGATTTCGAGACCGGGCACTACGGCGATCCGGCCTTCGATCTTGGGTTCTTCCTGACGCACCTCGTGGCCAAGGCGGTGCATCTCGGCGATCGGCGGATGTTGGACCTGGCCGACGCCTTTTGGCAAAGTTATCGCCCGGCAATGCTGGCCCGGCTGGGCGAGGCCGAGTTTGCGCGGCTCGTGGCCCGCGGCTTGCAATGCCTCGCGGGCTGCCTGTGGGCACGTGTCGACGGCAAGAGCCCGTTGGAATACATCACCTCCGAGCGTCATCGCGCAACGATCCGCAACGTGGCCCAAGCGATCTTTGCCGAGCGCCCGACCGCGTGGGCTGGTGTCGTGCGGCTGCTCGACGCCAGCGAACCAACACGAGACGATGCATGA
- a CDS encoding DUF1569 domain-containing protein: MATVTQTKPRRRKVHYSGFDDLLADAERLATAPVRLAGNWTPGQIYWHLGEAMHASIDGFPFTPSLPLRLIGRVFRPLLLRVSAPPGYKLPAAGAPLLPPAKTNAEGLEYLRAAVARLRTEKKRVPSPVVGTLSIPQWEQLHCRHAEMHMSHIVPE, translated from the coding sequence ATGGCCACCGTTACACAGACCAAGCCTCGCCGGCGCAAGGTCCACTACTCGGGTTTCGACGATCTGCTGGCCGACGCCGAGCGGCTGGCGACCGCGCCGGTGCGGTTGGCGGGGAATTGGACCCCCGGCCAGATCTATTGGCACCTCGGCGAAGCGATGCATGCTTCGATCGACGGCTTTCCGTTCACGCCGTCCTTGCCCCTGCGGCTGATCGGCCGGGTGTTCAGGCCGTTGCTCCTGCGTGTGAGTGCCCCCCCGGGCTACAAGCTGCCGGCTGCCGGAGCGCCGCTGCTCCCACCGGCGAAAACCAATGCCGAGGGACTCGAGTACCTCCGTGCGGCCGTGGCCCGCTTGCGTACCGAGAAGAAACGCGTGCCCAGTCCGGTGGTGGGTACGCTGTCGATTCCCCAATGGGAGCAATTGCATTGTCGGCACGCCGAGATGCATATGAGCCACATCGTGCCGGAATAG
- the eno gene encoding phosphopyruvate hydratase — MTSHLRIRSIRAREVLDSRGRPTVEVELACGDGEPQRAIAPSGASTGAAEACELRDGDPRRYDGLGVQRAVENVQRVLAPALVGFDVCDQAGLDARMIELDATPNKSRLGANAILAVSLACAKAAASVRKRPLFEYLHELFVQQARAAGAANKVLETPHIPLPMTNLISGGLHAGGNLDFQDFLVMPEGAPSYAVGLEWIVRVYRRLGRLLDEAGYEGRLVGDEGGYGPRLSEQRAALEFIVRAIEAAGLQPGSDMTIALDVAATHFYESGAYRLTATRHRQLTADELTSELSVLVDEFPVRSIEDGLSEDDWRGWQGLTERLGDRVWLVGDDLFATQVSRIERGIAEGCANSALIKLNQVGTLTETLAAVLAARRGGYACIVSARSGETEDDFLADLAVATAADSIKIGSIVRSERLAKYNRLLRIAEQLEA; from the coding sequence ATGACGAGCCATTTACGCATCCGTTCGATTCGTGCCCGCGAGGTTCTCGACAGCCGAGGCCGTCCGACGGTCGAAGTCGAATTGGCCTGCGGCGACGGCGAACCGCAGCGCGCGATTGCCCCTTCGGGCGCGAGCACCGGAGCCGCCGAAGCTTGCGAGCTGCGCGATGGCGATCCACGGCGCTACGATGGCCTGGGCGTGCAGCGAGCGGTCGAAAATGTCCAGCGCGTGCTGGCGCCGGCGCTCGTGGGGTTTGATGTCTGCGATCAAGCGGGGCTCGATGCGCGGATGATCGAGCTCGACGCCACGCCGAACAAGTCGCGCCTGGGTGCCAACGCCATCCTGGCGGTGTCGCTGGCCTGCGCCAAAGCCGCGGCTTCGGTCCGGAAGCGGCCTTTGTTCGAATACCTGCACGAACTGTTCGTGCAGCAAGCACGCGCGGCAGGCGCCGCGAACAAGGTGCTGGAAACACCCCACATCCCCCTGCCGATGACCAACCTGATATCCGGCGGGCTACATGCCGGAGGGAACCTCGATTTCCAGGATTTCCTCGTGATGCCCGAGGGGGCGCCAAGCTACGCCGTCGGCCTGGAGTGGATCGTGCGCGTCTACCGGCGATTGGGCCGCCTGCTCGACGAGGCCGGCTATGAAGGACGGCTGGTCGGCGATGAAGGGGGCTACGGACCGCGGCTGTCCGAGCAGCGCGCCGCACTCGAGTTCATCGTGCGCGCGATCGAAGCCGCCGGTCTGCAGCCGGGCAGCGACATGACGATTGCCCTCGACGTGGCCGCGACGCATTTCTACGAATCGGGCGCCTATCGCCTGACGGCGACCCGGCACAGACAGCTCACTGCCGACGAGTTGACCAGCGAACTGTCCGTGCTGGTCGACGAGTTTCCGGTGCGCAGTATCGAAGACGGCCTGTCGGAAGACGACTGGCGCGGCTGGCAGGGCCTCACCGAGCGGCTGGGCGATCGCGTTTGGCTCGTCGGCGACGATCTGTTTGCCACGCAAGTGTCGCGCATCGAGCGTGGGATCGCCGAGGGCTGCGCCAATAGCGCCCTGATCAAGCTCAACCAGGTCGGCACGCTCACCGAAACCTTGGCCGCCGTCCTGGCCGCGCGGCGGGGCGGTTATGCTTGCATCGTCTCGGCCCGTAGTGGCGAGACCGAAGACGACTTCCTGGCGGATTTGGCCGTCGCCACGGCGGCCGATTCGATCAAGATCGGCTCGATCGTGCGCAGCGAGCGGCTGGCCAAATACAATCGCCTGCTGCGCATCGCCGAGCAGCTCGAAGCGTGA
- the nadD gene encoding nicotinate-nucleotide adenylyltransferase, with amino-acid sequence MRLGIFGGTFDPVHLGHLILAECCREQAQLDQVWFLPAATPPHKHDRPMTPAGQRVEMLELAIGGHPAFGVSRLEIDRGGVSYTVDSLVEIGRLHAHAELFFLMGADSLVDLPRWREPRQICSLALPLVVRRQGLPEPDLDCLNELVTPERLAQIRAHAVEMPLVGISSSDLRERVAAGRSIRFQTPRAVEVYIETQALYRPESK; translated from the coding sequence ATGCGCCTAGGAATTTTTGGCGGCACGTTCGATCCGGTCCACCTCGGCCATTTGATCCTGGCCGAGTGCTGTCGCGAGCAGGCACAATTGGACCAGGTCTGGTTCTTGCCCGCGGCGACTCCGCCCCACAAGCACGACCGCCCGATGACGCCGGCGGGCCAGCGCGTCGAGATGCTTGAGCTGGCCATCGGGGGACACCCGGCGTTCGGCGTTTCGCGGCTCGAGATCGACCGCGGCGGCGTCAGTTACACCGTCGATTCGCTCGTCGAGATCGGCCGACTGCACGCGCACGCCGAGTTGTTCTTTCTGATGGGCGCCGATTCGTTGGTCGATCTACCCCGCTGGCGAGAGCCGCGGCAGATTTGCTCGTTGGCGCTGCCGCTGGTCGTTCGCCGGCAAGGTCTGCCCGAGCCGGACCTCGACTGTTTGAACGAACTGGTCACGCCCGAGCGCTTGGCGCAGATTCGCGCGCATGCGGTCGAGATGCCGCTGGTGGGGATCAGCAGCAGCGACCTGCGCGAACGCGTCGCCGCGGGCCGCAGCATCCGGTTTCAAACGCCCCGCGCCGTCGAGGTCTATATCGAGACCCAGGCGCTCTATCGTCCCGAGAGCAAGTGA
- a CDS encoding S9 family peptidase, with translation MNLLRRRWTLTYVMLGTALLGYRGDACAADELPNPRTVPQALGPGAKLPGQAELIARDVLFGNPDKAAARISPDGKQLAYLAPVDGVLNVWVGPIDNPDAAKPVTEDRKRGIRSYFWAFTNRHILYAQDAGGDEDWHIYCTDLNSGQTIDLTPLEKVAAQIEGVSHKFPDEILIGLNDRKPEFHDIYRVNITTGKRALLQENPGFAGFLSDDEYHVRLAIKYTPDGGQSVQEPDGKGGWKDFTKIDMADTLTTSPAGFDKSGNRLYMIDSRGRNTGALTIVDLKTDEVKVLAANDKADVGGVMAHPTEKNIQAVAFTYTRKEWQILDPQVKADLDYLKTVADGDVEVTSRTLDDQHWIVAYLMDNGPVRYYRYDRAAHKATFLFTNRKDLEGLPLVKMHPVVIKARDGLDLVSYLSLPKHTDPDGDGRPQAALPMVLLVHGGPWSRDDWGFSSLEQLLANRGYAVLSVNFRGSTGFGKEFVNAGNGQWGAKMHDDLIDAVRWAVAEKIALKDRIAIMGGSYGGYATLVGLTATPDVFACGVDIVGPSNILTLLATVPPYWQPAVQMFKDRVGDFTTEEGKKFLTERSPLTHVDRIERPLLIGQGANDPRVKQAESDQIVKAMQEKSIPVTYVLYPDEGHGFARPENNLSFFAVAEAFLAEHLGGRYEAIGSDFAGASITVPAGAQDVPGLAEALAAQAKPAGGAGQE, from the coding sequence ATGAACTTGCTTCGACGACGATGGACGCTGACTTATGTCATGCTGGGAACTGCGCTGCTTGGCTATCGTGGCGACGCCTGCGCCGCCGACGAATTGCCCAATCCGCGGACGGTGCCGCAGGCCCTTGGTCCCGGCGCGAAGCTGCCCGGCCAGGCCGAACTGATCGCCCGAGACGTGCTGTTCGGCAATCCCGATAAGGCCGCGGCCCGCATCAGCCCCGACGGCAAGCAGCTCGCCTACCTGGCCCCGGTCGATGGCGTGCTGAACGTCTGGGTCGGTCCGATCGACAATCCCGATGCGGCCAAGCCGGTGACCGAGGATCGCAAGCGCGGCATCCGCTCTTATTTTTGGGCGTTCACTAACCGGCACATTCTCTACGCTCAGGATGCCGGCGGCGACGAGGATTGGCACATCTACTGCACCGACCTGAACTCGGGTCAGACGATCGACCTGACGCCGCTCGAAAAGGTGGCCGCGCAAATCGAAGGCGTGAGCCACAAGTTTCCCGACGAAATCCTGATCGGCCTGAACGACCGCAAGCCGGAATTCCACGACATCTACCGGGTCAACATCACGACGGGCAAGCGAGCGTTGCTGCAGGAGAATCCCGGTTTTGCCGGCTTCTTGAGCGACGACGAGTACCACGTCCGCCTGGCGATCAAGTACACGCCTGACGGCGGTCAAAGTGTTCAGGAGCCGGACGGCAAGGGCGGTTGGAAGGATTTCACCAAGATCGACATGGCCGACACGCTCACGACGAGCCCAGCCGGCTTCGACAAGTCGGGCAACCGGCTGTACATGATCGACAGCCGCGGCCGCAATACGGGCGCACTGACGATCGTCGATCTGAAAACCGACGAAGTCAAAGTCCTGGCCGCCAACGACAAGGCCGACGTCGGCGGCGTGATGGCCCATCCGACCGAGAAGAACATTCAAGCGGTCGCGTTCACTTATACCCGCAAAGAATGGCAAATTCTCGACCCGCAGGTGAAGGCCGATCTCGACTACCTGAAGACCGTCGCCGACGGCGACGTCGAAGTGACCAGCCGCACGCTCGACGACCAGCACTGGATTGTTGCATATCTGATGGACAACGGTCCCGTGCGCTACTATCGCTATGACCGCGCGGCGCACAAGGCCACGTTCTTGTTCACTAACCGCAAGGACCTCGAGGGCCTGCCGCTGGTCAAGATGCACCCGGTGGTCATCAAGGCCCGCGATGGCCTCGACTTGGTCAGCTATCTGAGTTTGCCGAAGCATACCGACCCGGACGGCGATGGCCGGCCGCAGGCCGCGCTGCCGATGGTTCTGCTGGTGCACGGTGGCCCCTGGTCGCGCGACGACTGGGGCTTCAGTTCGCTCGAGCAGCTGCTGGCCAACCGTGGCTATGCCGTCTTGAGCGTCAACTTCCGCGGATCGACCGGCTTCGGCAAGGAATTTGTCAACGCCGGCAACGGCCAATGGGGCGCCAAGATGCACGACGATCTGATCGACGCGGTCCGCTGGGCCGTCGCCGAAAAGATCGCCCTCAAGGATCGCATCGCCATCATGGGCGGCAGCTACGGCGGCTATGCCACACTTGTCGGGCTGACGGCCACGCCCGACGTGTTCGCCTGCGGCGTCGATATCGTCGGCCCCTCGAACATCCTGACGCTCCTGGCCACGGTACCGCCGTACTGGCAGCCGGCCGTGCAGATGTTCAAGGATCGCGTCGGCGATTTCACCACCGAGGAAGGCAAAAAGTTTCTCACCGAGCGCAGCCCGTTGACGCACGTCGACCGCATCGAGCGGCCGCTGCTGATCGGCCAGGGCGCGAACGATCCGCGCGTCAAGCAGGCCGAGAGCGACCAGATCGTCAAGGCGATGCAGGAGAAATCGATCCCGGTGACGTACGTGCTCTATCCCGACGAGGGCCACGGGTTTGCCCGGCCCGAGAACAATCTGTCGTTCTTTGCCGTGGCAGAAGCGTTCCTCGCCGAGCACTTGGGCGGCCGCTACGAGGCCATCGGCAGCGACTTTGCCGGAGCGTCGATCACCGTGCCGGCCGGAGCGCAGGATGTGCCCGGTCTCGCCGAGGCGCTCGCCGCGCAGGCGAAGCCCGCCGGTGGAGCAGGGCAGGAGTAG
- a CDS encoding ComEC/Rec2 family competence protein — MDESRGALALDTQGWARAIGRRDATTPTYEPLVPVALAAMLGIVFDRVSPVAGGTTLAAAVGLLGAWALARRSSSDRLAAWLLLGAVAALGCGWHHLRWQRFASDDIAGFAAPAARPVLVEFVALEQSRLVPPAAYDPLRIRPRGERTRVAVRVVSLRDGRLVRPASGRALLEIGDAVREILPGDRWRAWARLSRPGPPANPGEFDFSAYARADRQLARLSVATRASLVRVAPGSHWRPARWIAAARRQGDGFLHTALPAHRATLASALLLGLREQVGDERSEAFMRTGTIHVLSISGMHVGILAGSLFALLRLGWLPQRTAVVLIAAITCLYAWLADAQPPVVRAAILVVIVCLAAGLGRQALSFNSLAAAALVVLVLNPADLFRLGPQLSFVCVASLVWFSPMTRMPPPRDPLDRLIWETRPWSVRLPRGVVCWAWRLTLLSFCVWLVTLPLVAARFHLVSPLAPLLNTLLWLPVTILLLSGLSMLAAAIVLPVLAVPFTALCAGSIAVLDRLVTVVAAWPLDHYWVSGPREEWLPVLYGALTCWALLPRWRPARWMRWTFVAGWLLVAWVLPVPLPAGIGTGNAWQRPAPPQALRCTFLSVGHGCAVVLEMPHGEAWVYDIGQLGSPRRATDAVSQYLWTTRRRKVDALCLSHADVDHFNGAPELLERFEVRRVFITPSMFDDFGPALVPLDQALRAQRLRPEPVTAGCVLLAAPELRVEIISPPDQELRGRDNAESLVLLVEYLGHRILLTGDLEGEGVERLLAQEPLDCDVILAPHHGSNRSNPPGLARWSTPDWVVISSGPAPLDPELLDAYRSEGARVVTTATSGAIQFVVDRAGVRAETWRGRP, encoded by the coding sequence TTGGACGAATCTCGAGGCGCGCTGGCGCTCGACACGCAAGGCTGGGCCCGCGCGATCGGGCGCCGCGACGCCACTACGCCAACGTACGAACCGTTGGTACCCGTCGCCTTGGCGGCGATGCTCGGCATCGTATTCGATCGGGTCAGCCCGGTCGCGGGTGGGACAACATTGGCCGCTGCGGTCGGGTTATTGGGCGCTTGGGCCCTGGCCCGGCGTTCAAGCAGCGACCGTCTGGCGGCCTGGCTGCTGCTCGGAGCCGTGGCCGCGCTCGGCTGTGGTTGGCATCACCTGCGGTGGCAGCGGTTCGCGAGCGACGACATCGCCGGATTCGCAGCCCCGGCGGCACGCCCCGTGCTGGTGGAATTCGTAGCGCTCGAGCAATCGCGTCTGGTGCCTCCGGCCGCTTACGATCCCTTGCGCATTCGTCCGCGCGGCGAGCGTACGCGCGTGGCGGTGCGCGTGGTGTCGCTCCGCGATGGGCGATTGGTGCGCCCCGCGTCGGGCCGAGCGCTGCTGGAGATCGGCGACGCGGTACGCGAAATCTTGCCGGGAGATCGGTGGCGCGCATGGGCTCGGCTGTCTCGCCCAGGTCCGCCGGCGAATCCAGGCGAATTCGATTTCTCTGCGTATGCACGCGCCGATCGGCAACTGGCCCGTTTGTCAGTCGCTACGCGTGCATCACTCGTGCGCGTGGCTCCGGGCAGTCACTGGCGCCCGGCGCGGTGGATCGCCGCGGCTCGCCGGCAAGGCGACGGTTTCCTGCACACCGCCCTGCCGGCTCATCGAGCGACGTTGGCCAGCGCCTTGCTGCTCGGTTTACGGGAACAGGTGGGCGACGAACGCAGCGAGGCGTTCATGCGCACCGGCACGATTCACGTGTTGTCGATCTCCGGCATGCACGTCGGCATTCTGGCCGGGAGTTTGTTCGCGTTGCTGCGACTGGGTTGGCTGCCGCAGCGCACGGCCGTGGTGTTGATTGCCGCGATCACCTGCCTGTATGCCTGGCTCGCCGATGCCCAGCCGCCGGTGGTCCGCGCAGCGATCCTAGTGGTGATTGTCTGCCTGGCCGCAGGGCTGGGTAGGCAAGCCCTGTCGTTCAACTCGCTCGCGGCCGCGGCCCTAGTGGTCTTGGTGCTGAACCCCGCCGATTTGTTTCGCCTGGGACCGCAATTGTCGTTCGTGTGCGTGGCCAGCTTGGTGTGGTTCAGCCCGATGACGAGGATGCCGCCGCCACGCGATCCGTTGGATCGGCTCATCTGGGAAACGCGACCCTGGTCTGTGCGCTTGCCACGCGGCGTCGTCTGCTGGGCGTGGAGGCTCACGCTGCTCAGTTTTTGCGTCTGGCTGGTGACGCTACCGCTCGTCGCGGCACGGTTTCACCTGGTTTCCCCGCTCGCGCCGCTGCTGAACACGTTGCTTTGGTTGCCGGTCACGATATTGCTGCTCTCGGGCCTGTCAATGCTGGCCGCGGCCATCGTGCTGCCCGTTTTGGCAGTACCGTTTACGGCGCTTTGTGCCGGCAGCATCGCCGTGCTCGATCGCCTGGTTACCGTCGTGGCTGCCTGGCCACTGGATCACTATTGGGTTTCCGGCCCGCGCGAAGAGTGGCTCCCGGTCCTCTACGGCGCGTTGACCTGCTGGGCACTGCTACCACGCTGGCGGCCGGCGCGTTGGATGCGCTGGACGTTCGTGGCCGGCTGGCTGCTCGTGGCCTGGGTCTTGCCGGTGCCCTTGCCCGCCGGGATCGGCACGGGGAACGCCTGGCAACGCCCTGCTCCGCCGCAGGCCCTGCGGTGTACGTTTCTCTCCGTGGGGCATGGCTGCGCGGTCGTGCTCGAGATGCCCCATGGCGAGGCCTGGGTGTACGACATCGGTCAACTCGGTTCGCCGCGCCGCGCGACCGACGCGGTGTCGCAGTATCTCTGGACCACGCGCCGTCGCAAGGTGGATGCGTTGTGTCTGTCGCACGCCGACGTCGATCACTTCAACGGCGCACCCGAACTGCTTGAACGCTTCGAGGTCCGCCGGGTGTTCATCACGCCGTCGATGTTCGACGACTTCGGCCCGGCGCTGGTACCGCTGGATCAAGCGTTGCGGGCTCAGCGCCTGCGTCCCGAACCGGTCACGGCCGGGTGCGTGCTCTTGGCGGCGCCCGAACTGCGCGTCGAGATCATTTCGCCGCCGGACCAGGAACTGCGCGGCCGCGACAATGCCGAGAGCCTGGTGTTGCTTGTCGAGTACCTCGGGCACCGCATCTTGTTGACCGGCGACCTCGAGGGCGAAGGGGTCGAACGCCTGCTGGCGCAAGAGCCGCTCGACTGCGATGTGATTCTCGCGCCACATCACGGCAGCAATCGTAGCAACCCGCCAGGCCTGGCTCGCTGGTCGACGCCCGACTGGGTCGTCATCAGCAGTGGGCCTGCGCCGCTCGATCCCGAGTTGCTCGATGCTTACCGCAGTGAGGGTGCCCGCGTCGTCACGACGGCCACAAGCGGCGCGATTCAGTTTGTCGTCGATCGCGCGGGGGTGCGCGCCGAAACCTGGCGCGGCAGGCCATGA
- a CDS encoding GNAT family N-acetyltransferase, protein MSTTDTNEPCWQLTLTAGDDCLLRPLRIDDADALHAAAMDTVAELRQWFDWCHVDWTTAEALAVVEHNLREQQSGRSYNFVAVDAHGRIVGSTWLNRVDGQHRFCNLGYWVRTPCAGRGIATRAAQQLARWGFDHLGLTRIEIVVDVDNAASHRVATKIGARREGLLRWRLVHHGQPHDAVMYSLLPRDFDGTLR, encoded by the coding sequence GTGAGCACCACCGACACGAACGAGCCATGCTGGCAGCTAACGCTCACGGCGGGCGACGATTGCCTGCTGCGCCCGCTCCGGATCGACGACGCCGACGCCCTGCACGCGGCCGCGATGGATACCGTCGCCGAGCTGAGGCAGTGGTTCGACTGGTGCCATGTCGATTGGACCACGGCCGAGGCCCTGGCCGTGGTCGAGCACAACTTGCGCGAGCAGCAGTCGGGACGCAGCTACAACTTCGTCGCGGTCGACGCACATGGCCGCATTGTCGGCTCGACCTGGCTCAACCGCGTCGACGGCCAGCATCGGTTTTGCAACCTGGGCTATTGGGTACGCACGCCGTGCGCCGGGCGCGGCATCGCCACGCGGGCCGCGCAGCAACTGGCCCGCTGGGGCTTCGACCATTTGGGCCTGACGCGGATCGAAATCGTGGTCGACGTGGACAACGCAGCCAGCCATCGCGTGGCGACCAAGATCGGCGCGCGGCGCGAGGGACTGCTCCGCTGGCGATTAGTCCATCACGGACAGCCGCACGACGCGGTGATGTACTCGCTGCTGCCGCGCGATTTCGACGGCACGCTCCGTTGA